From the genome of Ictalurus furcatus strain D&B chromosome 4, Billie_1.0, whole genome shotgun sequence, one region includes:
- the spata5l1 gene encoding spermatogenesis-associated protein 5-like protein 1: MRPELLVLPPEHSDLGTQRCRLGPAVMEDLGLRLGSPVLVTLPCRASCLCTAWPRPDLADAYLQLDPTCSSPNLHPDTLRGLRLGAERLTALRCPRVKRLRVTALVQGGEYRRRTSAQAVGALAAELLTGLYVHEKHLVNISHAGTPIHFLQVDSVNSGSHKAGRVTSETRLDVVSVRTVDMHRRWAREGSAVPLGGLEEVRASLKEMLTLPLRYPISTQRVGVAVGRGALLVGPPGVGKTQLVRSVARDVQAALVTVSGPVVVGSRPGESEENLRAAFTRASEAAREEPCVLFIDEIDALCPKRSSSTGTPENRLVAQLLTLMDGIGSDEGFVIIGATNRPDALDPALRRPGRFDREIVVGVPTLQQRYRVLQCVCRSVPLSASVDLNSIAEMTSGYVGADLSALSREAALQAILRSTQGGAGNSGQSGGEDGKVRMEHFVKALRLVPPSCLRSSVGVAEFTPVSWERIGGLEEVKLKLRQSVEWPMKFPEAFVRMGVCRARGVLLYGPPGCAKTTLVKAAASSSHCSFLTLSGAELYSPYVGDSERTLAQLFRQARACSPSIVFLDEIDSMVGCRDDGGGSRGSSVQAQVLSVLLNELDGVGFKTAERRGTGPSKRDKERAHRDQRMQLQEACNQDVMIVAATNRPDMLDSALLRPGRFDHIIYVPPPDLQARLAILQLHTEKMPLNSDVCFEDLATQTNLFSGADLENLCKEAALLALHEEGMSVSAVQQKHFQKVLQNFQPSISSQQLLQYQQLFKHSYR, from the exons ATGAGGCCGGAGCTGCTGGTTCTCCCGCCGGAGCACTCGGACCTGGGTACGCAGCGGTGCCGTCTGGGCCCGGCGGTGATGGAGGATCTCGGTCTGCGTCTCGGCTCTCCAGTGCTGGTGACGCTGCCGTGCAGAGCTTCCTGTCTCTGTACAGCATGGCCACGCCCCGACCTGGCCGACGCCTACCTGCAGCTGGACCCAACCTGCTCCTCGCCGAACCTCCACCCGGACACGCTCCGTGGACTCCGGCTCGGGGCGGAGCGGCTCACGGCTCTGAGATGTCCACGTGTGAAGCGTCTGCGTGTGACTGCGCTGGTGCAGGGTGGAGAGTATAGACGCAGGACGTCTGCGCAGGCGGTCGGGGCGCTGGCTGCAGAGCTGCTCACCGGGCTGTACGTCCACGAGAAGCACCTGGTGAACATCTCGCATGCAGGAACACCcattcacttcctgcaggtgGACAGCGTGAACTCGGGTTCTCATAAAGCGGGACGCGTGACGTCTGAGACTCGCCTGGATGTGGTGTCGGTTCGGACGGTGGATATGCACCGGCGCTGGGCGCGTGAGGGTTCTGCTGTGCCTTTGGGAGGACTGGAGGAGGTTCGAGCCTCGCTGAAGGAGATGCTGACGCTCCCGCTGCGTTATCCAATCAGCACGCAGCGTGTGGGTGTAGCGGTGGGGCGTGGCGCATTGCTGGTGGGACCTCCGGGCGTGGGGAAGACGCAGCTGGTACGCAGCGTGGCGCGGGACGTGCAGGCAGCACTGGTGACGGTGAGCGGGCCGGTGGTGGTGGGGTCGCGCCCCGGAGAGAGCGAGGAGAACCTGCGTGCTGCGTTTACTCGAGCCTCAGAAGCAGCCCGAGAGGAACCGTGTGTGCTCTTCATCGATGAGATCGACGCGCTGTGTCCGAAACGGAGCTCCAGCACCGGAACCCCGGAGAACCGTCTCGTCGCTCAGCTCCTCACCCTCATGGACGGAATCGGCAGCGATGAAGGGTTCGTCATCATCGGAGCCACCAACCGGCCAGACGCCCTCGACCCGGCGCTCAGGAGACCCGGTCGCTTCGACAGAGAG atagTTGTAGGTGTTCCCACTCTGCAGCAGCGGTACCGggttctgcagtgtgtgtgtcgCAGTGTTCCGCTCTCCGCGTCTGTAGATCTGAACTCCATCGCCGAGATGACGAGCGGATACGTGGGGGCGGATCTGAGCGCGCTCAGTAGAGAGGCAGCGCTGCAGGCTATACTACGCTCTACACAG GGCGGAGCTGGAAATTCCGGCCAATCAGGGGGCGAGGATGGTAAAGTGAGAATGGAGCATTTTGTGAAAGCGTTGCGATTGGTCCCTCCCTCCTGCCTGAGGAGCAGTGTGGGCGTGGCTGAGTTTACACCTGTGAGCTGGGAGCGAATCGGAGGACTGGAGGAAGTAAAGCTCAAACTCAGACAg agtgtggaGTGGCCGATGAAGTTCCCCGAGGCGTTTGTGCGTATGGGTGTGTGTCGTGCGCGGGGTGTGTTACTGTACGGGCCGCCGGGCTGCGCTAAGACCACGCTGGTGAAAGCAGCAGCATCTTCATCACACTGCAGCTTCCTCACACTGAGCGGGGCGGAGCTTTACTCTCCCTACGTAGGGGACTCGGAGAGGACACTcgctcag CTGTTCCGTCAGGCGCGAGCGTGTTCTCCCTCCATTGTGTTTCTGGATGAGATTGACAGCATGGTGGGTTGTCGTGACGATGGAGGCGGTTCCCGTGGTAGCAGTGTACAGGCTCAGGTGTTGTCTGTCCTGCTGAATGAGTTAGACGGTGTGGGCTTTAAAACCGCTGAGAGACGAGGGACAGGACCAAGTAagagggacaaagagagagcACACAGAGACCAACGG atgcagctacaggaagcaTGTAATCAGGATGTGATGATTGTTGCTGCCACTAACAGGCCGGACATGTTGGACAGTGCTCTGCTCCGCCCTGGACGATTCGACCACATCATATACGTCCCCCCACCTGACCTACAG gctCGTCTGGCCATCCTGCAGCTCCACACAGAGAAAATGCCGCTGAACTCGGATGTGTGTTTTGAGGATCTGGCAACCCAGACAAACCTGTTCTCCGGAGCCGACCTGGAAAACCTCTGCAAGGAG gcggcTCTGTTAGCTCTTCATGAAGAAGGTATGAGTGTATCAGCAGTGCAGCAGAAACACTTCCAGAAGGTTCTACAGAATTTCCAACCATCTATCAGCTCACAGCAGCTCCTGCAGTACCAACAGCTCTTCAAACACAGCTACCGTTAG
- the c4h15orf48 gene encoding normal mucosa of esophagus-specific gene 1 protein: protein MVTGGFVQMLRKRKELIPLIGFMAFAATGATSACIYFLFTKTDVILNKNANPEPWERLDPSKPQKLITIKQQWKPVEELEIVKKLTK from the exons ATGGTGACTGGAGGATTTGTGCAGATGCTCAGGAAGAGAAAGGAG CTCATCCCTCTGATTGGCTTCATGGCGTTTGCGGCGACTGGAGCCACGTCGGCCTGCATCTACTTCCTGTTCACCAAAACAGATGTTAT ACTGAATAAAAACGCAAACCCTGAGCCCTGGGAGAGACTCGACCCGTCTAAACCACAAAAG ctCATCACCATCAAGCAGCAGTGGAAGCCGGTGGAGGAACTGGAGATTGTGAAGAAACTGACCAAGTAA